The Rhododendron vialii isolate Sample 1 chromosome 3a, ASM3025357v1 nucleotide sequence AACCGAACCCCATGATGAAGAAGGCGATTGCTTGGACGAAAAGGTAGATGAAGTAGTGGTTTTTCCCAAAGGCCATGTCGTAGCATCCGCAGAAGAAGAGGTAGAGGCCAGTGCCAAGTTCCAACAAATGGATTCTGTGAAAATTTGGAGAAGGATAAGATAAAGAAGATATTACTGCCATATCATTCTGGATGTGTTTTCTGCAAAAGTACAACGGAATTTGAGAACTTGTACCTTTCTCCAATCTTGAAGCGAGGTCTTTTAGGCGCTTTAGCGCCTGCTTTTGTCTTGAGAGCATCCCCGAGTTTCTCAGTGACTACCCATTCGTTCACTCTCCCGGCCTCCAGAAGACCGATAAAGGTGGCCTTGGTCCGGTGTAGTGACATGACATTCTCGAAAAGGATCCAGAACACCAGTAAGTGGAGTGACCTGAGGGGATCAAAGTAGGGTACATGACAAAGAGAATCTCCTTTTACAAAACTTCTCTGATGGTTGTGATTGTGCGTCAAAGTACGAAAGTTTCATTGACAGTTAGAATGAACTGCAAGATCAATCGAAATAATGCCCTTGTACCAGATACAGCATATTACATTCAACCTTTAAATAGGACATTCTGTTAGATATCGTCCTTGTTCCCTTCGTAtctttatatttatttttctttctttgcagTTTTGGCAAACGATTAAAAGTTCGATATATTGAAAGCTCTTGctcttccaccaaaaaaacGTTTATTTCCCTCTATGTGAGAAAATAGTTCTCTGGAATTTAGAAAGCATCTTTTGGTGTTTCCGAAAGTTTGGTATTTTGAGATAGTATTAGTGTTTTTCAGAAAATGAGAACACAAAGCAGGAAAACAAGAAACGACACAAAACATGCCCGATTGCTACTTGACTTGGCTAGAGTGCACTAATGAAGCAAGGTTTGATCGTGAATTCAAAATCTGCTGCTACCTCGTGCTCATGCAAACATAAACCTTGAATTTCAATACAATTAAACATAAGAAGATAAAGAAGTAGCAATGTGCTAGAAAACCATACCTTGGAGTTCCAATTGCATTCAGAATGGTAATGACAGAAGGGATATAAACTGCAGCCCATTTCGGAACCTCAACTTCCGGTACCAACACAGTTGCCGGTAGCACAACGCAGTAAAACACAAACGTGACAATGTGGGCTACGATCTTCCTAACCATGAAGAAACTGTAGATTACATGCACCTTCTTCCACGTAGTCACTCTCTGCAATTACCATAACTCAAAGGATAAGGACTTTCTTTCAGGCTATAGCGATTGGTCTCAAGAAAATTTGCAAATTGGGGTAAACTGACCTTGTTTGTTACAATCTCCATTACCATTTTCCTGAAAAGATTGGCAGGGCCACAAGACCAGCGGTGCTGTTGGTAACGGTAGGCCTTGAATGTGCTCGGCAATTCGTTTTTCACCTACAATACAGATAAAAGCGTACGAGAACTTAGAATTACCGGTGCTATTGGAAAACGTTGCATACTGGCATATGTAAGTTACTCCACCAGCATAAAAAACTAGGTCCTAATCTGAAACATGATCTGCATATAGAGCTGAACGGGACTGAGTTTAACCGCTCAGACTCTTGTTTAATTTGGTGACCTGCAATTGAATGTCCAGAAAATTTCGAGCAACGATTAGCCAAGTTGCCAATCTTCTTATTAGCACcttccttttctgtttttttgtacTACATATGTTTTCTCCTTTCACCAAAGATATAAATGGATGCGTATTCATACGGTGCAGGCACAAGGCCAAGTGAAGGAATAGCAGAAATCAAACACTCACTCTACGACAAAGTTTGAGTCACAGAACTCCAACGAATGATCAGCTAGATCTAGCATTGCTTTCGTTTCCTTGATTGCAGCCGACGCTCCCACACAGAAGCCGTTTTGACCGAAAAAGCAAAACAGTTTTATTCTTCCTTCACCATTTCTTGTCCAGTGAGGAAactgttttggaaaaaaaaaaacagcccaaCTGTTTTGCATCTTTTCACCCCTTTTACAGATTAGATATGAATTATTTTTCAATCTCTAGTATTGCTCAAATGAACATAAGGGTCTCTTTAGAAAAATAGGGATTTCACGTTGCTCTTCGATAAGAATAGCACAAATTCAGGTTTGATAGTTTACCTAGGGGTTTTGAGAGCTCTATTATGAGGACTTGACAACAATCCTAGTGCATGACATCTCTTACGCTTGTGTAAACCATTTTTATCCACACGGACCCTTAGGGTTATATGCTCGCTAGTACGTTTTTTGGGAAGGAAAAAAGGCGGTGATTCCACAACACTATGTCATCGCAAAAATCTGATAAGGCTTTCACTTTAGTGAACACGGATCAGTAAAAGTACGCTTAGATGCATTGCAAAAACCAAGAACAAAATTCTGGAGAGAAAGCGAAAATAGAACACCTTCAAAGAACCAAGGTAAAGGAATTTCCAGCCTTTCAAACTAGCCCGGACAGCTAGATCCATGTCTTCAACTGTTGTCCGGTCCTTCCACCCTCCGGCCTCGTTAATGGCGGCGATTCTCCACACGCCGGCAGTCCCTACAGTTGCAAAAGAATTCTATTGTTTCTCAAAACTGGAGAAAAATTGTTTCCCTAAATGGAAGGACTTAACGAATTAGCGATGCCGAGTTCATCGCAACACATGACATTTTCCCATGTCTGGTTGAAGCCGTCTTGCCAAGATAAGTTCTCATGTTTTTTTTAGCTCTAAAATTTGAATCGGTTATGCCATTGACACCTCATTGGACTGTTATTGCTGAtcaatttgaattcaaatcctCATTTATCATCTCATTAATTACTGTAATCATTCCATAAGTAAATCATGCATTCAAtgatcattttttgtttgggtAAATGCCAttaatttgaatttcaaatCCTCATTGATCAAGTAGTACACTGTACACCATGTATTCAATGAGTTCTGTTGGATGCATTAACTGCAACATAATAAACTTTGGAGGGCAATTATTAGAAACAGTCAATTAATGTCAAAATACATGGAGTTAATGCACAACATTTAGGGGTGCTTTGGCTAtcggataattttttttggcttttttttttttttttcacatttgttagttttgtgtcaagtttttttaattatttcttcaTCATGATGAGGGAaatctgaaaaagaaagaaattgatgaaagaaacccaaaatttattgaataaagacaaaaataagtcattaagccaaattttttgtctttgagTTCCgataataattttgtacttctccgatttctctcgttgagacaaaccaataattcacaaaaattcgacaataactaacaaatgtgatttttttttaaataaagacaaaaaaataatccaaatgaaTTATTTACTCTCTATCTTTACCATACATTTGAAGTGATAAATTACGATTCAATTTATTTATACTCGTAAAATGCAAATACAAACATGGAACAATAAAAGGCATGACACAAGGGTGTAGTCCGCCATCCGAGCTGTCCGTCATAACTATCAATGGTCAAGTTTTTTTATCTCgacaatggacggctcagatctgcAAGGGCCGAGATAAATTCTGGctcattgattgccgagacggtCGGTTCGGATTGTGCACTACATCCCCGTAGTGCACTACAGAATCCCCAAATCCCGTACATAAGAGCTTGAGAATGTGTGAAATGGGTAGAGTTTCACTATTTCCTCATTCTTTTCTAAACTATATAAAATGTTTAACACGAgtgtgtgtgggctccacatgtgtgtgagaggttgtgtttcgTGTTGTCGTGCATGTAGCATAATTGATTAACAAAagtaggaaaacaaaaacagagttAAAAGGGGTGGGGTCTAACCATTGAAACCAAAGAAGGCATAAGTGGATGAGCCCACTTCTTGCTCCACCGTGAAATGGTAGTCCAGTGACATCTCCTGCATTCTTGTCATCAAGCATTCGTTTGCGTTCACTGCACACAAACAACAAAATGTGTCAATTATCATTCTTTGCCAACCAAATTATACATGCGTATTCACGTATGATTAAGGTGGACCGGACCGTCTAGCCATGCCCCGCAGGCCCATCGCAGATCTATTTTGATTGTGATAAATCGTAATCACTTGATCTCAAACATATTGGTCTTGGAAAATGAATGCGTTACTATGATGAATGGGAAATTTACTTCTCAAAGCCAAAGGTCACAAAATACGATTTACGAATAACTTTTTTAACCATCATCGAGGTGAGATTTGATTTATTCTCGTGATGAATGGAAATTATATTTGCCGTTCAGAAAAAGAGGCCAGATCTGCTATGCTATGGTACCATATAAGAACTGGGTGGTTACCCAAAATGAACAGGAAACAAGTCCACCCCTACACACAGTGACACAGATTTGTctagcatttttgtaattttttttttaatttcataagcGTGTATTCGTGCATTTAGTGTTGCATACAATAAAGTATATGCATTATGAATCCAATTTGGACCACCAGGCCATATAGCACATGCAACTGTTTGTCAGTTAAGGGAAGTAGGTGGGCGTGAAGGACAGATATACCCTTGCATGATTGCTTATGGATTTGGATCTTCTCGGGTCTTAGATGGGAGAGTTCAAATCTGGATCATTCATTGCTATAAATAATGACTCGGAACAGTAGCATGTGCTATATGATCCAAATTCAAACTATCCCGAGTTTTGAAACGGAAAGAATATGAACCCATTGAGTATAATTCCAAACATGCCCTTCCTTTGTAATTGAAGAAGGATAGAAGATTTTCTTGCCAGATCTTGCTCCCATAAATCTAGAAGACTACCTCTTGCTATTTGCTAACCATGTAAGGACATTGTCAGCTTTTccagaaaaaaagaaggtatgGGGCTCTAGCGTAATTCTACCACAAACAAAAAGTGCCCATTAAAAAAACTGGCTATTTTTCGgttcaagaaaaaagaagaagaaggctaTTTCCAGGTGTACTTCCTCTTCTTCCAGCAGCACCACACGGATTCGGAAATACTAGAGTGCACAGTCGCATTACAGGGTTGTAATGAAGCCGATCTAGTCGTCCATATTGGCACAGACGGTTCGCATTTAATCTACACTCCTATTAATATGAACCATCTATTACTCGGAataaaaatccgaaccgtctattATCAAAATAGACGATCGAATCAACCGCACTACAATCCCTGTAGGGCAGCCCACCCTGCACCACACAAGACAACTTTCAGGAAGAAGCAACAGTGTACTGGAAATAGCTAGTCCAAATAGTATTTGGAAACTTTATACTTGTACAGTTgtactatcaaacaagataacAACGGACACGTGTTCTCGCCCTTGTGGAAAAATTAATTGCTAGTACCTTTAATATATGGGCCATTGCGTGCATACTACCTGTGTATGTATATATCACCGACAGTTTTTTAATCGTAATtagagataaaaaaaacacttataGAAATAAAGTTAAATTAGAGATAACACACGGTTGTAGTGCGCTTCTGATAAACTTTTGAGCTATCAAACAGCTCATTTTGTGGAGTTTGACGAGCTTTTCAATCAATTAAAAGTAATCATTCATAcccaattgacttatttttgctCAAATAAAATGCTCAACAAAATCTATTAGTATAAGCAGTTTATATGGCGCGAGAAGGCGTTACAAATAATTGTTgcgctgaaatttttttttcggtttAGGAGGGCTTACCGAACTTCCAACGGGCCTGAACGAGGGCGAGTTCCGGGTTGTGGGCGAGGAAAGGGATGGTCCGCCAGAGGaagtcgggttcgggttgaaaATCCGCGTCGAAGATGGCGACGTAGTCGCAGTGCTTCACGTAATCTCGCTTCATGCCCTCCTTGAGAGCCCCCGCTTTGTACCCGTTTCGATTGTCTCTGATTTCGTACTTTATGTTTATCCCTTTGCTCGCCCATCTCTGGCATTCCAATTCTACCATATCctgtacccaaaaaaacacaaacaccaCAAAACCCTTATACAACCACGTACTACACATATACATCAACCGAGTCGATTATGACTTGAAGCTATAGGTGCCGGTGTTTGTGGCCTCAGGTTCAAGTCGATGGAACAACGTTTGACCTGCCATACTGACAAAAACGGTGACGAGCGACTATGTTTTGACTACCATGTTTTGTGTACTAATGACCACATTTTCAAGGACTTGAACAAATGGGTACTACTGGGAAGAGGGGTATAACAGACTAAGGCCCTGTTTGTATGCTACGGTAAAGAAGTAATGATAAAACTTTGATTTGGTGAAATTAtgagaaaattgaagaaatggGTTTTGATCGGAATGGAGGGTTTTAATCTGGGTTTTTGCCCATTTTCGGAGAAGGAAAAATCTGggtttttaaatattttttttttaccttgaTAGTGGGGTCTGTTGAATCGTCCAGGACTTGAATTATGATTCTGTCCGAGGGCCAAGATAGCCCACATGCAGCTCCGATTGATAGCTGATACACCTGTGCGTATTTAATGTGCGCCATTAACAACCacagaaaaaaaacaagttttggaAAATGGGAAGGAGAGGCaatggtggagagagagagagagagagagagagagagagagagagagacctctcTTTCGTTGTACATTGGGATTTGAACAAGGACCATTGGATAAGCTGAATTACCAAACTCGATATCGTCCTTCAATGGCTCCCATTTGTACCGTTTCTCTGGTTTCCGTCCAAACAGCTTCACGAGGGTGATCACGACGGCCATGTACACCCTCTCGGTGAAGAGCATCAGGGACATTATCAAGCACAGGAGAACGGCCAGTTTCAGGAGAGGGACGATCAACGGAGCCTTGATCTGCTCCCAAATCATTGAAATCTGCTGGGAAATGTCGTCTCTGGCGCCCGAAATCGCGTCCGGAATCAGGGTCGTCGACGAAAGACGATCCATTGCTAAAACAGAGGAAAACAGAGTTTGTTTTTAAATGATAAAATTCAACGAGATCTGTTTGAATATATAGGGGCCTTCTTTGGGGAAAAAGAGAGGAATAATTGTCTTTTCTGATTTTGCTTCTGGGTGAAGCAAATTAACGGTGGTGGCTTTAAAATTCAGAAAGCAAAAACCATGTTTGGACCTAAGAAGCTAGAGAAAGAAAGAGCATTTTGCATTGATAAACCGAAGAATGTAGAGGTTTATGAGCAAATAATCTCACTCAATGCCCTGTGATGTTGTTTTTGCGAGAAATAGAAATAAAGGCCTTTGCTTCTGTAATCAGAGGAGTACAGAAGCAGAAATGTGAACGTGGAAACAGAGAGGTAGAATgattatggagagagagagagagagagagagagagagagagagagagaacgtgtTTTTGTAATGGAAGCTCTCTATTTTGGTTTCTGTTTGAGGTTttttggtttctctctcttactaattatttgtttgagagagaaagcCACATAGCCCCCCAACTGCATGTTGGAACAAGAAGTGTGAGGCTCATATATAAACAAAGAAACTAAAATTAGGTGACAACCCCACTCCGTTCGCCGGCGGCCACTGCCGTCAGATACCGACGGCGACGTGaatttttcatctctctctctactgtacACACGCTGGATTGGTTTGTCTACGTATAGAAGCGTATTTACAGGTTAATAAACCCtgtacttttcaaattttggggGTAATCAGCCCGTAGTCCTTAACGCAACGGTCAGCCCCATTCATGCTAGAGATTAATTTAtatatcataattttttaatttagtttttatttaatttttgtgtgtgtgtttgttagttttacgctaaatttttatataatataggtttgtctcgacgagagaaaccgaaaaagtaaaaaattgaaatataacttttacacaagtattttgaaaaatatctaagaaaaagTTTAAGAACTGACTTTTTGAGATtttacttgtgtaaaagtcataattttttacttttttaattcttctcgtcgagacgaatttaTATCATATAAAGTTTGCCGTagaactaacaaatgcaaaaaaaaaaaaattaaataaagataaactaaaaaattatgctgCATAGATTAATCACTAACGTAAACACAATAAAGGGTTCTTGTAcacttttttttcccgttttgtATGTTTTGCGTTATactattttttggattaattatctgTCTCCAagagagaagtctaaaaagtactccatccgtcccttaataaatgtccatgttACTATTttggacattttaaaaaattatttatattttccaaagtatattattttttatatgcaattaatatggatcttgtttgataatctCTATTGGTTCTATTAGACAACgttttgaaaattatgaaaaacgtaataaattgaaagattaatttaaaaataatttgaacagagggagtaaaaaattatgaccaaaaccAGAAAAAAGTTCACCagagacgaaaaaaatatcaaactgtcttttttgtctaaagtgtcgtcttatatgaactttttcaaCATCGATtagtatttttatacttttccatTTCGCCTCGTCGAGATGAACTGTTAACCCTAAAAATTATgagaaaaactaaacaaagagttacgaaaaataaaaaaatatcgaAATAAATTCTGTacaaataagtttacaagaaaaCAGCCCTTAACAGTTCAAAAATAAGACTTTTTTTGTATATCCAATAAAAAACGAACTTAAGAGTTTTATTACCCATACACGATAGTTATGGCATCCCCAACCCAATTCTTTGACCCCGTTTGATAACGGGTTTGGGGGTTGAGATTGGAGTAATAATCCCATGGGACTATTAATACTCTgtttggtaacaaaaaaaatgtccgGACTATTAGTCCGTTGGAATGTCCAATCTGGTCTTTAgagggtattagcaataccccgtgGGACTTGGTATTCGTAGTCCCATCCCAACCCATTTTCATTACCAATCCATTtttattaccaatttcttctttcaatccaatctcatctcaaacaaacatgatattaataatctcatcatctaattaCATTCCAAACAAATATATTCATTATTAATCCATTCtcatccatctatcactgttatcaaacggggtcTCAATTCTTCAATTTGAATAATCAATATAGTGAATTTAAAGAGTGCTACTATTCATTCAAACTCCAATCACATATCTCTGTTACTATCTTCATTTTccaaagggtaaatttcacttatcTCTTCTGAGGTTTCTAATAATAACAAAAATCTCCCttcatgtttttaaaattacactTACCTCCCCCTCGCTTTAGTTGTTGGTTGTAGATTCTCCCATTCCGTTAGGAGAATGTTACCAATTAATGGAAATCGCTGACATCACCAACTAAACCTATTTTCCtacccattttacccttagaaTGATGGTATGACATGAATGCTCTTCTCAACTCAATTTAAAAGACGTTAATAACTCTAATCACAATTTCTTAAAAGAGACATATCCATATATACATTTGTATGTTAATTAAACACATATCGAcatttggttttaaacatgcatgtataatattttttttatttcaaagcttcaaaaaaaatttgaatttttattaagCCACACACATGCGAGGCATAAACACAAAGGAATTAGAGttcctttactttttttatgataattcacattttttttggcaaagaataaaaaaatctcaaatataTAGCttcatattaaaataattatattttgcAACCCTATACCGCCTTTTTTtacactccaaaaaacaaatgttaacatttttagccaaaaatttctttttctcccatcgaattttttttcttgaacttttgaaatttctaaGCCACATATTCATTGAATAATTAACCTTCAAACACTTTACATTAACATTGATTAAAAAAACTTTATTACTGAACAAAAATGAACTAAAAAAActatgctaaattttttttcttttgcatattGGCTTAAAAAAACTATGCTTTATAGATGAATAACTTTAACTATCAAGTTTTTGAAATTACACTTATCAATTGGTTATGTATATTAGTTcaatgtattttttaaaattcagggTGTTTTGAGATACTTTATGCACATCATACAACACTTTAGTTCAATGTTCAATCAACTTTCTTTGTCTTGTACTcgtaaagaaaaaatagaagtgAAAGcaattacaacaacaaaaaaaaaaactattttttttcggGGGAGGTATCTAATATTATTataaacctcaggggaggtaaaTAAAGGGATAGAAATGGAAATTCACACTTTCTGTTAACAGAAGTTAGCTGACAAGACtgacaggggaggtaagtgcaatttcaGAAACGTGAGGGGAGGTGTCTGTCATtatcagaaacctcaggggaggtaagtgaaatttaccctttttcaAATAACACACTCAAAATTGAATCATCTCTCGAAATTAATTAAGGCTGATCACGTGATGCAGTCTGATTTTTTGGAGTGCATTCGGCAAATACCCCTCACAGTGGTCTCTAATCCTCCTTGAAACTTGCCCTCCGACATCGTAGTTTCATCTGATGTAGGAAGCACTTTTTTTCCCTTCCGTTTTACAACCGGTTTTCTCCATTTTGGAAATACACTAGACCGGTCTGGTTCCAGTCAGTGGGCCAATCATAGGGTTACACTGGTaatttgagcattttttttatatactatTAGGGTAGATATTTTGGTTCCACTATCCTCGCTACTTTCCAAAATCtccaagagcatctccaacagtcACTAGGCAAAATGCCTACCCAAAacaacaaattttattttggctAGTCACAAACACGTCCACATCCCAACAGCCCAAGCAAAATGCCTATTCAAATCGCAAACTGACAAAACTccttttgatataaaaaaaaaaacttgcaaaaCCCATTTTGTCTCTCTGAAATACTTCTGTGCTGtgtaccaaaaacaaaaaggccaAACAAATCTACAAATTAAACCACCTCAAATCCATCACTTGTTTTGATCTAGTGCTCAATATATATGTTGATAGTTCTGCTGCATCACAAGGAACAATTGGGAGGAATAGCCATCTTCGAACAATCATTTGGTTTGGTTCATTCTTTGATTGCTCTGCTCCCCTACAAAAAGGGGGGAGACTTGTTCTTTCTCTCCCAATTCAGGAAGACGAAAGAAAATCGCCGGTTAGttttagcttaaaaaattcaacactcaatacttcattttttagctttcaattttatcaaacaatacCTTAAACTTgccatttttcttaatttgattTCACATTTTTAACGTTGTTTTTTTAATGTAATTAATGTTTTTGTAAAGATTATTGAAGTAAGCAAGTGATTATAATGCATAGGGTAATTAATGCTAGACATATGTCGACACACAAGTCCTTTGCTTAGTTAATTACTAGATCTTTGAAGTACTTATGTAGAAGTGCTGCCATAATTATTAGGCTTTAGATTGCTTTccttaattagttaattagatGTTTAAAGAAGTTGCTGATGATAAAATGTTGCTATCTCACCAATTCCATCACCTACAAAAGAAAAGACAGGAAGTG carries:
- the LOC131318398 gene encoding glucomannan 4-beta-mannosyltransferase 9; this translates as MDRLSSTTLIPDAISGARDDISQQISMIWEQIKAPLIVPLLKLAVLLCLIMSLMLFTERVYMAVVITLVKLFGRKPEKRYKWEPLKDDIEFGNSAYPMVLVQIPMYNEREVYQLSIGAACGLSWPSDRIIIQVLDDSTDPTIKDMVELECQRWASKGINIKYEIRDNRNGYKAGALKEGMKRDYVKHCDYVAIFDADFQPEPDFLWRTIPFLAHNPELALVQARWKFVNANECLMTRMQEMSLDYHFTVEQEVGSSTYAFFGFNGTAGVWRIAAINEAGGWKDRTTVEDMDLAVRASLKGWKFLYLGSLKVKNELPSTFKAYRYQQHRWSCGPANLFRKMVMEIVTNKRVTTWKKVHVIYSFFMVRKIVAHIVTFVFYCVVLPATVLVPEVEVPKWAAVYIPSVITILNAIGTPRSLHLLVFWILFENVMSLHRTKATFIGLLEAGRVNEWVVTEKLGDALKTKAGAKAPKRPRFKIGERIHLLELGTGLYLFFCGCYDMAFGKNHYFIYLFVQAIAFFIMGFGYIGTFVPNS